Within Dysgonomonas sp. HDW5A, the genomic segment TTCAATCCAGTCCTGATGCGATGGTTCATTAAAATCTCCGCCTATAATAACAATCCTATTCTTTGCCCTGTCTTCCTTTGCCTTTTCAAGAATCGCTTTCATACCATCGTCTCTTTTAGATAATACATTATCGGCCAGAATCGAATCTACATCAAGCATAGGGGTACGTTTTTTCCAAGTAGATCCATTATAGCCTTTTACGTCATAATACGTATCATTCAGATAATCCAAGTGAGTAGTATAAACGGCAACTTCCTGTCCATTCATATCCACTAATGCCCGATAGGCACTCCCGTGATCATCTACACATGGATATACGGTTGTTGAATCTATAATCGGATAACGGGAAAGAATACCCGAATCATAACTATAAAAAGAATAGAACACTTGCCCGCTATCTTTTAACGACTGAACAATTCTATCACAGAATCGGGTATCGTTATAATTCCGGACTTCGCTCAATGTCACAAAATCGGCTTTCGAATCGAGTATCTGCTGAACAATAGCCTCGTATCCTCCCGGCACCACGGTACCTTCCTGCCATATATTAAATTGAAGAACTTTAAAGGTTTCAGTATCAGAAACAACATCCGTCTTGTTTGTTTTTCCTACGCAACTGAGTAAAAGAAAAAAAATACAGAATAGATAAATAATCTTTTTCATTAGAGATATTTTTAAGGTTTGCAGAAGTTTGGGACTTCGTTGCATATCTAACAAAGATATCGAACTTAAAAACAACAGTCGAATTTGATCAAAAAAATAACCGTAAAAAATATTTTTTTACGGTTATTAAGGCCTCAGCCTTTTAATATTTTGAAGTTTAAACAACAGTCATTTAAACCAATCTCTTATTTCAATTCTTCAAGAATAGTAATCAGATAGTCATAAAATTTCGCTACTGTATCAATTTCCACAAGCTCATCGGGTGAATGAGGATTCATGATAGTCGGGCCAAATGAAACAATATCCAATCCCGGAGTACTGTCTAAGATGATTCCACACTCAAGACCTGCATGCACAACCTGAACGATAGGGTCTTTTCCGAATTTAGCATTATATACATCCTTCATTACCTGCAAAGTCTTAGAATG encodes:
- a CDS encoding endonuclease/exonuclease/phosphatase family protein: MKKIIYLFCIFFLLLSCVGKTNKTDVVSDTETFKVLQFNIWQEGTVVPGGYEAIVQQILDSKADFVTLSEVRNYNDTRFCDRIVQSLKDSGQVFYSFYSYDSGILSRYPIIDSTTVYPCVDDHGSAYRALVDMNGQEVAVYTTHLDYLNDTYYDVKGYNGSTWKKRTPMLDVDSILADNVLSKRDDGMKAILEKAKEDRAKNRIVIIGGDFNEPSHQDWIESTKDMFDRHGVVVPWTVSTMLADEGYVDAYRKAHPDPATHPGITFPADNPLVDISKLTWTPDADERERVDFIYYAPFDGLELDNAIIWGPDGSIAYSKRVKDNTQDPFGIGKGIWPTDHKAVLASFTLNKKK